AGGACCGGGAGAACCGCTGCCGCTTCCCACGAGAATTGTGGTTGGCCTCAGTAACTTTCTCGCTGGCTGGGGCGGGCTCGTCATCCTGGCTGTGATAATCGCGACGGCGGTCGGGCTGAGGTTCTACTACAAAACGCCGGGTGGGCGAAAAATCATCGACACCGTCTGCTTGAAAGTCCCCATTCTGGGATCAATTTTTCTAAAGATTGCGATAGCTCGCTTTTCACGGACGCTGTCGACTCTGCTTTCTTCCGGTGTTCCGATTTTGCAATCGCTCGACATTACCGCCCGCACGGCGGGGAACGTCATCGTTGAAAACGCGATCGTTCAGATCCGCGACGGCGTAGAACAGGGCAAGAGCTTTGTTGAGCCGTTGCGTGCGTCGGAGCTATTTCCGCATATGGTTGCGCAGATGGTAGGGATCGGCGAACAAACCGGCGCGCTGGATTCGATGCTTGGGAAGATTGCTGATTTCTACGAACAGGAAGTGGATGCTGCGATTGCGAACCTGTTGACCTTGATGGAACCGGCGTTGATTGGCTTCCTGGGTGTGACCATCGGAGGGATTGTCATCGCGATGTACATGCCGATGTTCACGCTGATTGGCAAGCTGTCCTCGGGCCACTAAACGTGAGCAGTGGCGGCTGATCGCGCCTAATAAAGTCGTTACGTAACGAATAAAGACCTTACTGAAACAATAAAGTTCTTACCGACGAATCCAACAAGCCCGCGGTACTTCTGGTGTCGAGGTGTCACTCGAGCGAGTTCCGTAAGTGGATTTCTTTCTAGGTTTTCCTTCGGACGATCCAGCACGACACCAATCGCATTCACGGGAGGGCTTGGCCTTTTCTATTTTCTCCCTCGTTCTTCTCGCCTATACTGCGACGGTGAACTGGAGCTACATAATCATCGGCGGCGCGGGACTCCAAATCGCACTGCTAACACTGGTGTACACCCTCACTGCGAGACGAAGCGATGGGGCAATCAAAGCACTAGAGGCCCATAATAAATGGTTGAAGGAACAACTCGACCAAGCAAACAATAATGCGCCTGACGTCTTGGTGGAACGACAAAAGAAACGAATCGAACAATACAAGGAAGAATTAGAGCAACTATCGAATGATTACGAAGCGAATAAGGCTCTAATCGAGGTGAAAGTAGCGGAACTTGAACGAGCTGAAGAACTACTCGGAGAACTTGAATATTATAAAGACCAATTTGCTTGCCCTACCTGTGGTGCTGAACTGACTACGCTAGCCGGTGAAGAGGAAGAAGTGAGGGCTTATGCCTGTGGTAGCACTAGTAGCCCAAATGGAGAATACCCCTGCCCTTACGACCCTGAATTCCCAAGGCTAGAAGACTACAACCGAGAAGTACGACAACTAGCCTCCGGCAAGTTCTTCTGTAACCCCAAAGCTAAAAACAAAAATGCGTACAAACTGACTCTACAGCCTCAGGGTGGCGAAACAGAAGAAGAAGCTAAACAGAAAATCGCAAACAATTATCAACGCCTTCTTCCTAAGAATCTTAGAGGGTGAAACAAAACGTCTCACGGACGTGCACTACACGGAGATAACACGTGGAACACCCCTTCACTCTCCTCCCTGCCCGTCGCTACGAAGTCTGGCAAAGAAACAAATCCTCAAAACCAATAAAAAACGCCAGCGAAGGTGTAGGTATGAAGTTTGGAAGGTTGACCGCCCTTTGTCTTTCGACAAGCCGTCACTGGCACACCGAATTATTCATTCGCGACTGATGATTCTATTGGCTTCATTACTTGGGCTCGCGCCTCTGTCCTATAGAAGCTCCGCTAGGAAACGGAAACGCAACGTCCGAACCGTCACTGCTCCAATCATTTTTGCAATTCTATTTGCTTTACCATGGAATGAAGCATGTCAAGAAGCAAAAAGAGTCGTGTCGAAAGCTCAACTGTTCCATAGTTGAGCGACAGTCCGTGAGCGACCGCATGTCTCCGTAACCGTTCAGATTTGTGATGTGATGAGGGATCATAAGCATCATAGAGTTCGTCGAGTTTTTTCAAGTTGTGGTAATTCACAATCGCATTAACTTCTTCCACAGTGGCTGTGTTCTCGGTAAGCAATTCCGTTAAGACTTTGAATCGACTACTGAAGACACCCCGAACCCGATAAAAACTGCGGTGCGTAAAAGCATATTTGGTTGCCACAAAATCGCGGATGAGACCTTCAACCTGGCCAATCAAAACCGAGACGCTTAAGTTAAATCTTGCATTTTGATGAGCCCACAACGCTTCATCAAAGAATTGCTCTCTGAGAGTGAATGGAGCAGCGTTCCACGACTCAACGATTTGACCTAGTTTTTTCGCCTTTTCGTGGTTAAAGAACTTAACAATTATCTTAGTAATCTCTTCGGCCGTTACAGAATCCTGTTTCTGTACGATATGTTCGTAAAAAGTTATCGGTAGCCCAGCCACGAGCCACCAATCGTTCTTGTCCATTATGGGCGAGACTCTGGCTAGGCAAAGTGCAATCTGATCTAGTCGTTCAAGACGTTCTATAGCGGAAGCTACGAGTGAAGTGCTCAACCCTAGTGTGAATGTGTGGAGTTGTAGGTTCGTTATAGAAATATCCCAAGAAAGCTTGTCCAAGTCATAACTGAGTTTCTGCACGTTACGTTTGTATTGCTCCTCCCACTTGGCAAGATCAGCGTCTGACGTAGCAAGTCTCTCAACCAGTGATTCTCTAAAAACCCGGTTGCGGTACCGTTTGCTGAAACGCGCAAGGAAACTCAGATACTTCTTTCGTGCCAGCTTCAAAACGCTTTTCATTGCAATTAGATCGTCAATACCGTCTCCTGCCAAAAGTAGGCTCTGGCTTCTTTGTTCAATTCGGTACGTCGTAAATCAAAGCAATCCAACTAAGCCGACCGTCGCTGTGTTCCAAAGATATACCACCCCTCCCCGTGATCATCGCTAAATACCGTCGCATCTTCACGTCACCGAAGGGACTGCTTACCTTCAATTCTTAGATCAGGCCACTCGACCATAATCAAACCGTATTTGGTTCTAGGCGCCGAGTACAGGTGCGAGTAAGGAACAGCAGGGCTGCGGGTAAAGGATACTTTGAGTTTGTTGGCAACCTACTCCGTTTGTTTTTAGGGCAGAAATTTAAGAGAAAACGCGGCACGGAGCATGCCTAGTGATCATCCACCGTCATCACTGGGCGGCGACCAGCCGGTCTTTATGTCCGATCCAAGCGCTGGCTCCAGGAGAGTCCACTCCTTTATTCCGACGTGTTAAACGGATCCGAATCAGGCGGCCTCAGCTTGTTAGAGATGCAGTGTCGGCAAAAGGGCGTTATCATTATTGGCGTTAGCTGCTGTTATTTAATGCGCTGAATCTGCTCCTCCGTGTTGGGACCTCCTCTTTCAGAGCGCGTTCCGGCAAGGTCATGACTCACTGAGGCTATGTAGCCGAGATAATCTATCTTGGAGTCGTAGATGAATCACCTGCACTCAGGGTCCTGATGGTCAATGCCGATCTCAACCATCCGCTTCATCTTGTCGTCTTGTTCGTTCTTGTCTGAGTTGACGCCGCCCGTAGCATAGCTAAATGAGACGTGATCGCTGCCCAGCCGTTTTATTAGGTAAACCACGGCAACATAGGCTCTGACAGCACCCAATTCGCAGTTGTCATCGACCCGCGGCCAGACTCTTGTCCCCCCTTCCCGTGAAGTGAAGTCCAAGTAAACCGGCTGGGTCCCGCTGAGCCTGTCGTTGCGGCATCCGCGATAACGAACCTGTTCCAGAGAGAGCCCGGGTGCGTCCCTGTCTCCGATGCCGGTTTGATCCGCCCGCAAGGCTATCCCCTTCACCTTATAATCATCGGTACGGCCGAGGACTTCCACCCGCAGGTCGAATCGCTTCTTTCCGCGACGCAAATCCAGCAGCGCTTTCGCAACCTCCCCCAGCAGGCCCTGCAAGCCCTCATTGACCTTATACTCCCCTCGCTCGAACCCGGCAGCCTTCTCGCGCTTGAGCCATTTATAAAGTTCGAAAGTTTCAAAGCATGGGTCGGCCTTCTTCGTCTGGTCAAGCTCTTTTATGTATGGTTCGATCCGGTCATGCATCAACAAGTCGAACGCTTCATCGAGGCTTATCCGTTTCTCGGTCGTTCCTTGAGTCTCGGCCTGTTTCTGAATAACTAGATTAAGCTCTCTGTAGATAAGACGCGTAACTTCATCGCACGTAGACATACGAATAGGAATGTAGACGGTCTTAGAGTAGCGTTGCTCAGACCCGAGGCCGGGCCTTCTTCTCCAATGCCCGTCCTGCTCGTCCCTTAAAGAAACGGTCAACCGATCTGTGTCCTGTTCATTGAGCGTCTTGAGGAATACCGGGAGGTACTCCGGACTTTTGAGGGATAGGACTATTTCGTGCTTCGCGTAGAAATACTTCAGCCCGGTCGGATTTGTGAATTCTATATCCTGGAAGTGAGACATCACGCTTTCGTGGCCCGCACGAATATCCACCACCTTCATCCGTGCCCGCTCGTTCAGGCGGACCCCAAGTTTCAACTGTTCTGGGGTAACCGGGTCGGTGGTCGTCGATGGAGCAGGCGCACAACCCGCCACCGAGATCACAAGAGTAATGAGGATGAAGGTGCGGGCGGCTGAGGTTTTATGAAGGATGACCTTAGAGTCTAACGGCATTGCTTTATGTCCGCGTGTCTTCGGTTAAGGGTAGAAGAACAAATACAGCATGAGATAGATTAAGGCGTAACCCATGACCCCGACAACGGTGAGGCCACCCAAGAAGGCTAATGCCTTTAAGCCCGAAGTAATGGACCAGAGTCGAGCTGCCGGGGTGTCAACCTCTGATTCCATTGCTCTGGTGGGTTCGGGTTCCGAAGATCTTGCCGCGCTCCGTAGCGGCACTCGGCCGCGACTTCTCGGTGCCGGAGCCGGTTGTGACATTCCTC
This genomic stretch from Pyrinomonadaceae bacterium harbors:
- a CDS encoding type II secretion system F family protein; its protein translation is MPTYVFKGQNRLNEIVSGERVADNREALRQALRREQITLMSVKEKGREIGIPKLAGKKKVKAKDLAIFTRQFSVMIDAGLPLVQCLDILSQQQQNKFFQQVLAQVRQDVEEGSTLSAAMTRHPKVFDQLYTNMVEAGETGGILDLILQRLSTFIEKIVKLKRDVVSALIYPVAVIVLAIVAIAIIMVVVIPQFQNIFLGLLGPGEPLPLPTRIVVGLSNFLAGWGGLVILAVIIATAVGLRFYYKTPGGRKIIDTVCLKVPILGSIFLKIAIARFSRTLSTLLSSGVPILQSLDITARTAGNVIVENAIVQIRDGVEQGKSFVEPLRASELFPHMVAQMVGIGEQTGALDSMLGKIADFYEQEVDAAIANLLTLMEPALIGFLGVTIGGIVIAMYMPMFTLIGKLSSGH